A single region of the Gephyromycinifex aptenodytis genome encodes:
- the hutU gene encoding urocanate hydratase, producing the protein MALPGARPVRAPRGIQLTAKSWQTEAPLRMLCNNLDPEVAERPDDLVVYGGTGRAVRSWEAFDAIIATLTELAEDETLLVQSGKPVGVFRTNVWAPRVLIANSHLVPDWANWPEFRRLEAEGLTMYGQMTAGSWIYIATQGILQGTYETFAAVALKLHAAGRIDEPTLAGTLTLTGGSGGMGGAQPLAVTLNGGTVLVVDVDRSRLERRVAKRYLDQVTVDLDDALTRLTQAREAGKALSVGLVGNAAEVFPEMLRRHRAGEIRVDIVTDQTSAHDPLSYLPAEILLQDWEAEAAADPVGFTKKARESMAAQVQAMVEFQDAGAEVFDYGNSIRDEARQAGYTRAFEFPGFVPAYIRPLFCEGLGPFRWVALSGDPHDIEVTDAALKELFPQNEHLHRWLNAAAEYVEFEGLPARICWLGYGERHQAGLLFNELVRQGKVSAPIVIGRDHLDSGSVASPYRETEAMADGSDAIADWPLLNGLLAASSGATWVSVHHGGGVGIGRSIHAGQVGVADGSDLAAEKLSRLLTNDPGMGVIRHADAGYDRALEVARDRGVRVPMKGI; encoded by the coding sequence ATGGCACTGCCCGGAGCCCGACCCGTGCGCGCCCCCCGAGGTATCCAGCTGACCGCCAAGAGCTGGCAGACCGAGGCGCCCCTGCGAATGCTGTGCAACAACCTCGACCCAGAAGTGGCCGAGCGGCCCGATGACCTGGTCGTCTACGGTGGCACCGGTCGCGCCGTGCGGTCCTGGGAAGCCTTCGACGCCATCATTGCCACGCTCACGGAGCTGGCTGAGGACGAGACACTGCTGGTCCAGTCTGGCAAGCCGGTGGGCGTCTTCCGCACCAACGTGTGGGCTCCCCGGGTCCTCATCGCCAACTCCCACCTGGTCCCGGACTGGGCCAACTGGCCGGAGTTTCGCCGGCTCGAGGCCGAGGGTCTGACCATGTACGGGCAGATGACGGCCGGTTCGTGGATCTACATCGCCACCCAAGGAATTCTGCAGGGCACCTACGAGACGTTCGCCGCCGTCGCGCTGAAGCTGCACGCCGCTGGGCGCATCGACGAACCGACCTTGGCCGGCACCCTCACCCTCACCGGTGGCAGCGGCGGGATGGGCGGGGCTCAACCCTTGGCGGTGACGCTGAACGGCGGCACTGTGCTGGTCGTGGACGTCGACCGGTCCCGACTGGAGCGCCGAGTCGCCAAGCGCTATCTGGACCAGGTCACGGTCGACCTCGATGATGCCCTGACCCGCCTCACCCAGGCACGCGAAGCCGGCAAAGCGCTTTCGGTCGGGCTGGTCGGCAACGCAGCGGAGGTCTTCCCGGAGATGCTGCGCCGCCACCGCGCAGGCGAGATCAGGGTTGACATCGTCACCGACCAGACAAGCGCTCATGACCCGTTGTCCTACCTCCCGGCAGAGATTCTCCTGCAGGACTGGGAGGCCGAAGCAGCCGCTGACCCGGTGGGCTTCACCAAGAAGGCCCGCGAGTCGATGGCAGCGCAGGTGCAGGCCATGGTGGAGTTCCAGGACGCCGGTGCCGAAGTCTTCGACTACGGCAACTCCATCCGGGATGAAGCCCGCCAAGCCGGTTACACCCGCGCCTTCGAGTTCCCCGGTTTCGTCCCGGCCTATATCCGGCCCCTGTTCTGTGAAGGGCTCGGCCCCTTCCGCTGGGTTGCGCTGTCTGGGGACCCCCACGACATCGAAGTCACCGACGCTGCGCTCAAGGAACTCTTCCCGCAGAACGAGCATTTGCACCGCTGGTTGAACGCCGCCGCGGAGTACGTCGAGTTCGAGGGCCTGCCCGCCCGGATCTGCTGGCTGGGGTACGGCGAGCGGCATCAGGCTGGCCTGTTGTTCAACGAGCTGGTGCGCCAAGGCAAGGTCTCGGCTCCCATCGTCATCGGACGCGACCACCTCGACTCCGGATCGGTTGCCTCCCCTTACCGAGAGACCGAGGCGATGGCGGACGGCTCCGACGCAATCGCAGACTGGCCGCTGCTCAACGGCCTGCTGGCGGCCAGCTCGGGAGCGACCTGGGTCTCCGTGCACCACGGGGGCGGCGTCGGCATCGGCCGCTCCATCCACGCCGGTCAGGTCGGTGTCGCGGACGGCTCCGACCTCGCAGCCGAGAAGCTGTCGCGGCTGCTGACCAACGACCCCGGGATGGGCGTCATCCGTCACGCCGACGCTGGTTACGACCGGGCGCTCGAGGTAGCCCGCGATCGCGGCGTCCGGGTGCCGATGAAGGGCATCTGA
- the hutH gene encoding histidine ammonia-lyase, with amino-acid sequence MAGRSASHRPRLVTASSRLTPRPAPPTVADPKQEHILPPISTPVILRSSGVTAAEVLAVARHDAPVELAPEALEHLRSVRAHVDALAASEVPVYGISTGFGALANVHIPPEKRAHLQRSLVRSHAAGMGPLVEREVVRALMFLRAKTLASGHTGIRPSTVHTLLDVLNAGITPCVHEFGSLGCSGDLAPLAHCALVLMGEGRAHGPDGREQPVPELLAQAGIEPVELAEKEGLALINGTDGMLGMLLLACADLQMLADTADISAAMSVEALLGTDQVFLPELHEPLRPHPGQARSAERMLAALADSAIVASHRGGDTRVQDAYSLRCAPQVTGSLRDTIEHAQLVASRELAAAVDNPVVLSDGRISSNGNFHGAPVAHVLDYLAIPVADVASMAERRTDRMLDAKRSYGLPPFLAQDPGTDSGFMIAQYTQAGIVSDLKRLAVPASVDSIPSSAMQEDHVSMGWHSARKLRSGVVGLRRVLAIELLTAGRALQLRAPLEPGPVGQAVLELLGPLGAPGPDTFLAPELEAVEDLVAQGAFSRVLQR; translated from the coding sequence ATGGCGGGCAGGTCAGCAAGTCATCGCCCCCGTCTTGTAACCGCATCGTCCCGCTTGACCCCTCGGCCGGCGCCCCCGACCGTTGCCGACCCGAAACAGGAGCACATCTTGCCCCCGATCTCGACCCCCGTCATCCTGCGTTCCAGCGGCGTCACCGCCGCCGAAGTCCTGGCCGTCGCCAGGCATGACGCACCCGTCGAACTCGCCCCCGAGGCGTTGGAACACCTGCGGAGCGTGCGGGCCCACGTCGATGCTCTTGCCGCCTCCGAGGTACCGGTCTACGGCATCTCGACCGGATTCGGGGCGCTGGCCAACGTGCACATCCCGCCGGAGAAACGCGCTCACCTGCAGCGTTCACTGGTGCGTTCCCACGCGGCAGGGATGGGACCACTGGTCGAGCGTGAGGTCGTGCGCGCGTTGATGTTCCTGCGGGCCAAGACACTGGCTTCCGGGCACACCGGCATCCGGCCCTCGACCGTGCATACGCTGCTGGACGTGCTCAACGCAGGGATCACGCCGTGCGTGCACGAATTCGGCTCGCTGGGTTGCTCCGGGGACCTCGCCCCGCTCGCACATTGCGCGCTGGTGCTGATGGGCGAAGGGCGCGCCCACGGCCCGGATGGCAGGGAACAGCCCGTGCCGGAACTGCTAGCACAAGCGGGTATCGAGCCGGTGGAACTGGCCGAGAAAGAAGGACTGGCCCTCATCAACGGCACCGACGGGATGCTGGGCATGTTGCTGCTGGCATGCGCAGATCTGCAGATGTTGGCCGACACCGCCGACATCAGCGCCGCCATGTCGGTCGAGGCGCTGCTGGGCACCGACCAGGTGTTCCTGCCGGAGCTGCACGAACCGTTGCGCCCCCACCCCGGTCAGGCCCGCTCGGCCGAACGGATGCTCGCCGCGCTCGCAGACTCGGCGATCGTCGCCTCGCATCGCGGCGGCGACACCCGCGTGCAGGATGCGTACTCGCTGCGCTGCGCGCCACAGGTGACCGGTTCGCTGCGGGACACCATCGAGCATGCGCAACTCGTCGCCTCCCGCGAGTTGGCGGCGGCGGTCGACAACCCCGTCGTCCTGTCTGACGGACGGATCAGCAGCAACGGCAACTTCCACGGTGCACCGGTGGCGCACGTACTGGACTACCTGGCGATTCCGGTGGCCGACGTAGCCTCGATGGCCGAACGCCGCACCGACCGCATGCTCGACGCGAAACGCTCTTACGGTCTGCCGCCTTTCCTGGCCCAAGACCCGGGTACCGATTCGGGGTTCATGATCGCCCAGTACACCCAGGCCGGGATCGTCTCCGACCTCAAGCGCCTGGCCGTGCCGGCCTCGGTGGACTCCATCCCCAGCTCGGCCATGCAAGAGGATCACGTCTCGATGGGTTGGCATTCGGCCCGCAAACTGCGTTCTGGTGTGGTGGGCCTGCGCCGGGTGTTGGCTATCGAACTGCTCACCGCCGGAAGGGCTTTGCAGCTTCGAGCTCCGCTGGAACCAGGCCCGGTGGGCCAGGCCGTGCTGGAGTTGCTCGGGCCGTTGGGGGCACCCGGACCAGACACCTTCCTCGCCCCCGAACTGGAAGCGGTGGAGGACCTCGTCGCGCAGGGGGCTTTCAGTCGCGTGCTGCAGCGCTGA
- a CDS encoding pyridoxamine 5'-phosphate oxidase family protein produces the protein MVTENADEMRILSEDEAWALLEENSLGRLAFAVAGDPDIVPINYCASGRRLYFRTAGGSKLLGLTINQSVAFEVDTIEDDVARSVVLSGQARKLETSAEIEFADSLPLRPWVPTLKYQYVEIEPDEVNGRQYHLGPEPERD, from the coding sequence ATGGTCACCGAGAACGCTGACGAGATGCGCATCCTGAGCGAGGACGAAGCTTGGGCGTTGTTGGAAGAGAACTCCCTGGGTCGACTGGCCTTCGCGGTCGCGGGCGACCCCGACATCGTGCCGATCAACTACTGCGCTTCCGGGCGTCGCCTCTACTTCCGTACCGCCGGCGGTAGCAAGTTGCTCGGTCTGACGATCAACCAGAGCGTGGCCTTCGAGGTCGACACCATCGAAGATGACGTCGCCCGCAGCGTCGTGCTTTCCGGTCAGGCGCGCAAGTTGGAGACCAGCGCCGAGATCGAGTTCGCTGACTCCCTGCCGCTGCGGCCGTGGGTGCCCACGCTGAAATACCAATACGTGGAGATCGAGCCCGACGAGGTCAACGGCCGCCAGTACCACCTCGGCCCTGAGCCCGAGCGCGACTGA
- the ftsX gene encoding permease-like cell division protein FtsX has product MRPGFLLSEVVTGLRRSVSMALSIVIVTTVSLFFLGTGLLAERQIEAAKGYWYDKVEVSIFLCTERSNEPNCNGKAVTPQQRQAVAALLDSMKPPVAEYYYESQDEAYARFKEQFKDNPSFADTPKAAIPEAYRVKLDDPGEYRLVYDAFTGAPGVAAVKDIREVLDPLFKALNLLTTIALSLAGVLLLCAVLLTSTTIRQVAWSRRREVTIKRIVGASKLTIGLPFAIEVLLSSLLGAGLAVLALWATVRYGVSELSARFQDFAWVGEIDVLLLSPWLFLVAAVVALVVSWAALSRYVRI; this is encoded by the coding sequence ATGAGACCGGGGTTTCTCCTCAGTGAGGTTGTCACGGGGCTGCGGCGCAGCGTGTCCATGGCGCTGTCGATCGTCATCGTCACCACGGTGTCGCTGTTCTTCCTCGGCACCGGCCTGCTGGCAGAGCGGCAGATCGAGGCGGCCAAGGGCTATTGGTACGACAAGGTCGAGGTCTCGATCTTCTTGTGCACGGAGCGCTCCAACGAGCCCAACTGCAACGGTAAAGCCGTCACACCGCAACAGCGGCAGGCCGTAGCTGCCCTGCTGGACTCGATGAAACCGCCAGTGGCCGAGTACTACTACGAGAGCCAGGACGAGGCGTACGCGCGGTTCAAGGAACAGTTCAAGGACAACCCTTCCTTCGCCGACACCCCCAAAGCCGCGATTCCCGAGGCCTACCGGGTCAAGCTGGACGACCCGGGGGAGTACCGACTCGTCTACGACGCTTTCACCGGTGCACCAGGGGTGGCGGCGGTCAAGGACATCCGTGAAGTCTTGGACCCCCTCTTCAAGGCCCTGAACCTGCTCACCACGATTGCGCTGAGTTTGGCCGGGGTGCTGCTGTTGTGCGCGGTGCTACTGACCTCGACCACGATTCGCCAGGTGGCCTGGAGCCGGCGGCGTGAGGTGACGATCAAACGCATCGTTGGTGCCTCCAAGCTCACCATCGGGTTGCCGTTCGCCATCGAAGTGCTGCTGTCCAGCCTGCTGGGGGCGGGCCTGGCCGTGCTCGCGCTGTGGGCCACGGTCCGCTACGGGGTCTCCGAGTTGTCGGCCCGATTCCAGGACTTCGCCTGGGTCGGAGAGATCGACGTGCTGCTGTTGTCGCCGTGGCTGTTCCTGGTCGCGGCGGTGGTGGCGCTCGTGGTCTCCTGGGCGGCGCTGTCTCGGTACGTGAGAATCTGA
- the hutI gene encoding imidazolonepropionase — MASELLTGIGELLTCDPERGQEHTLTDAALVIEDQRIAWIGPASQAPSADRATLLSGRAVLPGWVDSHTHLVFAGDRSSEFAARMAGQSYAAGGIGVTTSATRAVDDDALRALVMDRVREAVAGGTTYLETKTGYGLTVEQEERAARIAAEAVDEVTFLGAHLVPQGADPQEYLDLVCGPMLTAVRPYVRWADVFCEEGAFDPDQSRRVMLACAQAGLGLRVHGNQLGDSGGVALAVEVGAASVDHVNFLSGADIEALAASETVATVLPACDLSTRAPLAPARELLDAGATLAIASNCNPGTSYTTSMNFCVGTAVLQMGLSISEAVRAATWGGARALRREVSTTQAPAVGSIAVGNRADLHVLDAPAAIHLAYRPGMPLTWAVWRAGQQVIAPVL; from the coding sequence ATGGCCAGCGAACTCCTCACCGGGATCGGGGAACTGCTGACCTGTGACCCCGAGCGGGGCCAGGAGCACACCCTGACCGACGCGGCGCTCGTCATCGAGGATCAGCGCATCGCCTGGATCGGGCCCGCCTCGCAGGCGCCCTCGGCCGACCGAGCGACGCTGCTGAGCGGTCGGGCGGTGCTGCCCGGTTGGGTGGATTCCCACACCCACCTCGTCTTCGCCGGTGACCGCTCCAGCGAATTCGCGGCCCGGATGGCCGGTCAGAGCTACGCAGCGGGCGGGATCGGGGTGACCACGAGCGCAACCCGCGCGGTGGACGATGACGCGCTACGCGCCCTGGTGATGGACCGGGTGCGCGAAGCAGTCGCGGGCGGAACGACCTACCTGGAGACCAAAACCGGGTACGGCCTCACCGTCGAGCAGGAGGAACGTGCCGCCCGGATCGCGGCAGAGGCCGTGGATGAGGTGACTTTCCTCGGCGCCCACCTCGTGCCGCAGGGGGCCGATCCGCAGGAGTATCTCGACCTGGTCTGCGGGCCGATGCTCACCGCCGTTCGCCCGTACGTGCGCTGGGCTGATGTGTTCTGCGAGGAGGGTGCCTTCGACCCCGATCAATCCCGCCGCGTGATGCTCGCCTGCGCCCAAGCCGGGCTGGGGCTGCGGGTGCACGGCAACCAGCTCGGAGACTCCGGTGGGGTGGCGCTCGCGGTCGAGGTCGGCGCGGCCAGCGTCGATCACGTCAACTTCCTCTCCGGGGCCGATATCGAGGCACTCGCGGCCTCCGAGACGGTGGCCACCGTGCTGCCGGCCTGCGACCTGTCCACCCGCGCGCCACTAGCGCCGGCGCGCGAACTGCTGGACGCCGGAGCGACCCTGGCGATCGCCTCGAACTGCAATCCCGGTACGAGCTACACCACGTCGATGAACTTCTGCGTCGGCACCGCGGTGCTGCAGATGGGGTTGTCGATCAGCGAAGCAGTCCGAGCGGCGACCTGGGGCGGAGCTCGCGCGCTGCGCCGCGAGGTCAGCACTACACAGGCGCCCGCGGTCGGCTCCATCGCTGTGGGAAACCGTGCCGACCTGCACGTGCTGGACGCACCGGCGGCGATCCACCTCGCCTACCGGCCCGGTATGCCCCTGACCTGGGCGGTATGGCGGGCAGGTCAGCAAGTCATCGCCCCCGTCTTGTAA
- the hutG gene encoding formimidoylglutamase has protein sequence MTRTGEATMWTGRNDGDGPEHRRWHQQVRPYSDSSSLQPGVALVGFASDEGVRRNGGRPGAAAGPDALRAALAPLALHTDVPIGDAGTVTVCGRDLEGGQDALGNRVAELLDQNALVIVLGGGHETAWGSYLGRTRSTALGSARVGVLNLDAHFDLRSAPAPSSGTPFLQMAQADAAAARDFRYTVLGIAEPSNTRVLFETARRLGVTHLLDEQCTPTHLPEVLAEVDRLIDGVDAVHLSIDLDVLPAATAPGVSAPAGYGVPMQTLDAVCAHVAASGALALVDVVELCPALDLDGRTARAAARLISTIVRNLP, from the coding sequence GTGACGCGCACAGGTGAGGCAACCATGTGGACCGGGCGTAACGACGGGGACGGGCCGGAGCACCGGCGCTGGCACCAACAGGTCCGCCCGTACTCGGATTCGTCCTCGTTGCAGCCGGGGGTGGCCCTCGTCGGGTTCGCCAGCGATGAGGGCGTGCGGCGAAATGGTGGTCGACCGGGAGCCGCAGCCGGTCCTGATGCATTGCGCGCAGCCCTGGCCCCGCTCGCGCTGCACACCGATGTTCCTATCGGCGATGCCGGCACCGTCACGGTATGCGGTAGGGATCTGGAAGGCGGCCAGGACGCGTTGGGCAACCGGGTCGCCGAGCTGCTGGACCAGAACGCCCTGGTTATCGTGCTGGGCGGCGGACACGAGACGGCGTGGGGTTCCTACCTGGGCCGCACCCGATCCACCGCGCTGGGGTCGGCGCGCGTCGGCGTCCTCAACCTCGATGCGCACTTCGATCTGCGCTCGGCGCCGGCGCCCAGTTCAGGGACGCCGTTCCTGCAGATGGCCCAGGCCGACGCAGCCGCGGCGCGCGACTTCCGCTACACCGTGCTGGGCATCGCCGAACCATCCAACACCCGTGTGCTGTTCGAGACGGCGCGCCGACTCGGGGTCACCCACCTGCTCGACGAACAGTGCACGCCTACGCACCTGCCCGAGGTCCTGGCCGAGGTCGACCGGCTCATCGACGGCGTCGATGCGGTGCATCTATCCATCGACTTGGATGTGCTCCCGGCCGCAACCGCACCGGGGGTCAGCGCCCCGGCCGGTTATGGCGTTCCGATGCAGACCCTGGACGCGGTGTGCGCCCATGTGGCGGCCAGTGGTGCGCTGGCCCTGGTGGATGTCGTCGAGCTCTGCCCCGCCCTGGACCTTGATGGGCGAACCGCTCGGGCAGCAGCACGCCTCATCTCCACCATCGTGCGCAACCTCCCATGA
- a CDS encoding lactonase family protein — protein sequence MNTILVANSGDGTITTLRFDPQRPALEPVATSPVGPGCNTFAFDHDRDLVYVAVKGEPPWVVTMHVDRESGCLTEISRRPIHSSMSYLALAHSGSLLIGASYGGGYGMVWPAEQGVLGEPQGQIEFENLHCMLPVEDRVYAVSLGQDLIACYRLEEDGALTPLDQPTVALPEGSGPRHLAVRGSQAYVITEYSGEVFRFDVAPEGTLTRAESVRIDDPGANLEHSRMGADPREEHLRWGADVHLAGEWLLASERTASSLATVALHDGRLGAVTSLTSTLEQPRGFTVAPDEKHVVVVGERATEAALYRIEEDGALTLIDRAPVGQKANWVQFV from the coding sequence GTGAACACCATCCTTGTGGCGAACTCTGGCGACGGCACCATCACCACTCTGCGTTTCGACCCGCAGCGGCCCGCCTTGGAACCGGTCGCCACCTCCCCGGTCGGCCCAGGGTGCAACACCTTCGCCTTCGACCACGACCGTGATCTGGTCTACGTGGCGGTCAAGGGGGAGCCGCCATGGGTGGTGACCATGCATGTGGACCGGGAGAGCGGCTGCCTCACCGAGATCTCGCGCCGCCCCATCCACTCCTCGATGAGCTATCTAGCGTTGGCACATTCCGGCTCGCTGCTGATCGGGGCCTCCTACGGCGGCGGATACGGCATGGTGTGGCCGGCCGAGCAGGGTGTGTTGGGCGAGCCGCAGGGGCAGATCGAGTTCGAGAACCTGCACTGCATGCTGCCGGTCGAGGACCGGGTCTATGCGGTGTCGCTGGGCCAGGACTTGATCGCCTGCTACCGACTGGAGGAGGACGGGGCGCTGACCCCGTTGGATCAGCCGACCGTGGCGTTGCCTGAAGGCAGCGGACCGCGGCACCTGGCCGTGCGAGGAAGCCAGGCCTATGTCATCACCGAATACTCCGGGGAGGTCTTCCGCTTCGACGTCGCCCCAGAGGGGACCCTAACCCGGGCTGAGTCGGTGCGAATCGATGACCCGGGCGCCAACCTGGAGCACAGCCGGATGGGGGCGGATCCGCGCGAGGAACACCTCAGATGGGGTGCGGACGTGCACCTGGCGGGTGAGTGGTTGCTGGCCTCGGAACGTACGGCCTCCAGCTTGGCAACCGTGGCGTTGCACGACGGGCGGCTGGGTGCCGTCACCTCGCTTACCTCGACGTTGGAACAACCGCGCGGGTTCACCGTCGCCCCCGATGAGAAACACGTTGTCGTGGTGGGGGAGCGCGCCACTGAGGCGGCGCTGTACCGGATCGAGGAGGACGGCGCGCTCACGCTGATCGATCGCGCCCCGGTCGGGCAGAAGGCGAACTGGGTGCAGTTCGTCTGA
- a CDS encoding IclR family transcriptional regulator, which translates to MSKVPAATNTLRILRHLAGRRGPVTAMSIATALELPRSSVYHLLAAMVEAGFVVHLAEEKLYGIGPVASELSSAYVRQAPLARIAGSALAALVDRVGESGHMSVLLGRDVVYVIEMRAAGRPVLVSEVGVRLPAHLTASGRAILAELQPAQIRALYPNAASFPSASGSAWNPSRLRRELAGVRRRGWAVESGDVTEGLSSVAVAVHDHLGWPTAAIALTFEDRRVSTQEHPLLAQELATVAEQLTARIRTG; encoded by the coding sequence ATGTCCAAAGTGCCCGCCGCAACCAACACTCTCCGGATCCTGCGCCACCTTGCCGGTCGGCGAGGACCGGTGACGGCGATGTCGATCGCCACTGCCCTGGAATTGCCGCGTTCCAGCGTCTACCACCTGTTGGCGGCGATGGTCGAAGCCGGCTTCGTCGTGCACCTGGCCGAGGAGAAGCTGTACGGCATCGGTCCGGTGGCCTCGGAGCTGTCCTCGGCCTACGTGCGTCAGGCCCCACTGGCACGCATCGCCGGTTCGGCGCTGGCAGCTTTAGTCGACCGGGTCGGTGAAAGCGGCCACATGTCGGTGCTGCTGGGGCGTGACGTCGTCTACGTCATCGAGATGCGGGCGGCCGGGCGGCCGGTGCTGGTCTCTGAGGTCGGGGTTCGCCTGCCCGCGCATCTGACGGCCAGCGGCCGAGCCATCCTGGCGGAGTTGCAGCCCGCTCAGATACGGGCGCTGTACCCCAACGCGGCCTCCTTCCCGTCGGCCTCGGGCAGCGCCTGGAACCCGAGCCGGCTGCGCCGAGAACTCGCAGGTGTGCGCCGGCGCGGGTGGGCCGTGGAGTCCGGTGACGTCACCGAGGGATTGTCCTCGGTGGCGGTCGCGGTGCACGACCATCTCGGCTGGCCGACCGCGGCGATCGCCCTGACCTTCGAAGACCGGCGGGTCAGCACGCAGGAGCATCCGCTGCTGGCACAGGAACTCGCTACGGTCGCCGAGCAGCTCACCGCCCGAATCCGAACCGGCTGA
- the smpB gene encoding SsrA-binding protein SmpB, translated as MAKEKGTNVVARNRKARHDYLIEDTYEAGLVLTGTEVKSLRMGRASLVDGFASIDRGEAWLEGVHIPEYHQGTWTNHAARRKRKLLMHRQEIDKLAGKTRESGHTLVPLQLYFKDGRAKVEIALAKGKKEYDKRHALRERQDRREAERAMSRALQR; from the coding sequence ATGGCCAAGGAGAAGGGCACCAACGTCGTCGCGCGCAACCGTAAGGCGCGCCACGACTACCTCATCGAAGACACCTACGAAGCTGGCCTGGTGCTGACCGGCACCGAGGTGAAGTCGCTGCGAATGGGGCGCGCCTCCCTCGTCGACGGGTTCGCCTCGATCGACCGTGGGGAAGCCTGGCTCGAAGGCGTCCACATTCCCGAATATCACCAGGGCACCTGGACCAACCATGCCGCCCGCCGCAAGCGCAAGCTGCTCATGCACCGCCAGGAGATCGACAAGCTCGCCGGAAAAACCCGCGAGAGCGGGCACACGCTCGTGCCGCTACAGCTGTACTTCAAAGACGGCCGCGCCAAGGTCGAGATCGCCCTGGCCAAGGGTAAGAAGGAATACGACAAGCGGCACGCGCTGCGTGAGCGTCAGGACCGTCGCGAGGCTGAGCGCGCCATGAGTCGCGCGTTGCAACGCTGA